The window tactaactttgaagatctgtttgcgagtcttacttggccttgcactctgcctccgggttggtctgttgagtgggatggcccttcagctggtgctaatcaccctcccgctgagtgacgcattcgtacgggctttaccgatgcgtcacgttatttcgttagttatcttttaatgcttccgctgaactttgagacttgaataatttgaggagctggaactccgtagtacttcactagtctgaacatggtttgtaataaatttttctttccgctgcaatcactctgagatgtatgaaatggtttgtgttgtaatctctgggctcaccttcgtgtgagtgttgtctgctgatcctggaatagcgtggcttttatcgaggcttcactcgaggaactaccggtgagtgccaaattgggtcagagttgcttagcaacgaagatcagtgcacccgggcccagtagttttgggtggttccgccacaggcggcgcggccgtggcgAGGCCATCCTTGCCCGAGAGGATGGTCTCGAGCCGCGCGTGGGTGCCGCTGTCGAGGAGCCGGAGCGGCTCCAGGCCCCGGAACGCGGTCCGCCGGTGCCGCGTCCGCCGGTgccgcagcccgccgccgccggccgtggggCTCGACGCGAGAACCGGCCCGCCGGCGCGCGGTCCGTCTCGCGCTCCTCTCGATccgcctccctccttccccgcgcGATTTTTCCTCCGCCATTGGAGACAAGAAATTTTGCGTGTGTGATGCATGTACTGTGCGCAAGGCAAATGAACGAATGCCTCGCTCATTTTGCGTTCCGTTGTTGAAGTCAGCCTTACTACAGCCAAATTTATAGGAACACAACACATGTGTTATTGTGCATCTAAAAAAGTGTTACTACTCAGTAACACAATTCCTTACCTTGTGGaacatctatgaagtgttaccaAGATTATCATTTGTAACACATTTTTAAAGCTCTAGTAACACTTCATTTTGTGGTAGAACACCAAAATATTGATTACAGCACATGGTTTGCAACACATATTTTATCTATTGCAACACAATTAAATTTTAAATAATTACACACTTTACATGTGCAGATGACACATAATGTTACCATGAACCCAATAAAATGCAGAATCACACAAACCATAAATTTAATAATCATAGCAAGCTGCATTAATTATAGGAAGGTTATAAACATAGTACTTGTTCGCATGACGTGATAATATGATTCTATTGAAAAATGTACATATTGAAGAGTACAAGCCCATATTACTGGGAAAACTGAAATGtaaacaaaaatatatatatatgtctagTTTTCTTAAACTCCACTGCCTCTATCCATTCTATATGCATCAAAATAAGGTGTCAGCTACTCATCAATCTTGGCCTGCATAGAAATTAAATTGTAGCATTAAAAATTATGCAATTCATATATGCCACACTAGAAATTTAGAAGCTAGATGCAACATACACAAATACTGTTAAATACTTAAATATTGAATATAAACTCTCTATGATAATTTGAATACTAAGAAATTGATGTACATAGGTATTGATAATATACCAAAAAGTAAACAAATAAACTTCATCAGGGGGGCAAAGTTCGGTATTTCGAGTAAATGATTACTATTCTAATTCGAAGCTAGTTTTCCAACAGCAGTTTAGTGTCGTTTCATTGAAAAATTGCTATCAACTGAATCCTATCACTTACCAATAACTAAATATGTGATGCTTTCAGTTACTCTACGAACATAATAAAGAAATTGGTCCATGCATTTTGTTGGATAGTGGATCTACTTGGCAAAAGAAACTGTATAATGGTTTGTTCAATTAGCTGGAATCAGCACTGGACACTAAGCAATCAAAGTGTGCTTATTGCTAGTTTGGAGGATAAAACATGAAAGAACATACATAAATTGGTAACGAAACAGTAATCTTGGGAAAAGTTCTAATTTCTTCGTGGCATTTTAACAAACAAATCATGGGCAAGGTCGATTAAATAAACCTTGCAACGTGTGCAAGACAGATTCCATTTAGTCATAAAAGATGTAACATGGGGTATCACTAGCCTGTCTTCATGCTCTACAATAATCTATCTTGGAACAAATTAATTATACTTCAATCAGGAGCTTTAGTCTAAGCGGTGAGGTTGAGAACTTACACGCCTGATTTGGTACAGAGGCAAAGTTCAGCTCCAAGCGGCACCTGTCGTCAGGGCTGAATTTTGCTGCAGAGTGGCCAACAATCCAGTGAAATAGAAAAACCAGTGAGCAAATCAACCTTGAGGAAAAAATTCAATTGAAGTATACATAATAAAGACACACCTCGAGATGGCGATCTAGTCAATGGAGAAAGGGTGATGCATGGTCTTTGACAGTCTAGCGTTCCCCAGCAGTAAGGTCACTGCAGTGCCACAACTGCAGGAAATATGGACCCTGGTTCATTACCTTTGAGCCTATCCCATGAGCCGACACAATCTAAGGAGACTGCAAATTTGAGACTGCCTATGGAAGAAATGTTACTGTCAAGTCTGCAAGGGTTACTCTTCCCTCCATCTTAATTCCGTCAATCCCATAGATTGATGTGTTTATCACAAGAACAAAATAGGTTGATGTCATATAATTTTCAAATGCTCATAAGGATTATGAGCATTTTGGCAAAAAATGTTCATTTGATTGGAAATATTTGCCTACATACAATTGGATAATAAATAAATGGCGATATGACTTGtacattttggcaaaaatgttCATTTGATTGGAAATATTTGCCTACATACAATTGGATAATAAATAAATGGCGATATGACTTGTGTACAATCAAAGTTGGCCAAAGTTTTTCTCCATATGCTCATCAACCAACACATCGCTGATAGAGAAAAGCAAATGTACAAAGAAAACATGGCTGACCtattaagttcagagtttgctATGACCTCCCACTCTCTTGGCCAAGTTCTTTGTTCATGTCATTTCAAAACTCTGCACAATGGAAGTAAAAGTAGTTAAGTAACAGTCAGGAGAGTGTTTTATTTTAACTTGCTTCAGCCAGCCCATATCAATAATCCAAAACATCCCTATCATTCAGAAATCATACACCTGTTCCTGTTTGCTGATTCCTACATGCTAGAGATGGTTTGGTAACTGAAAACGTATGAGAGGGAGATAGGAATTTATTTAGAAGTGTAGAACACATCTCatggcaaaaataaaaaatacagcACACAAATTGCATTCTGTCACCGAGATTAAGAGAAGCACAAAATAAGATAAGATCATTTAGTAGCGTTTCCTTTTACATATTCAAATAATTAATGGCATAATTGTATCCTAAACCCAATCGATTACACAATATCTCAATTTATATTGCTATTAATTCAAATGAGACAAACAACTATTTGGTGATTCACAAATGAAGAATTCTAATTGTGGGACATTATGAGTGAGACTAACATTGGGTTTTACATTACAAAGTTTCAGCAACAAGAATAATTCTcaagttgttttgtgtagtgCACACCAATCATATAATTTACTTGCAGGCAAGATAACGCTAGCAAGTGCCTGAAGGTAGGATTGGTCAAAATCTACAGAAATTGGTATGAGAAAAAACACAAGCACTTGATGTGCAGGGGATCATTGAGATGCAAATGGGAGATTCGGTGGATTTGAATGGTGACACAATTTTAAAGGAGTTAGGCATCACCGGCACACCTGGGATGCCGGAGTGGGTGGCGCCTAGCACCTACCGGAGAGGCTACCGGTGGCAGCGTCCTCGGGGGACCGTGGCCCACGCGCCACCGATGGGGAGGCGTGAACAGGCGGGGTTGGGAGGCGCCCAGCCTGGGAGGCTGTAGGCGGCCATGTCCTCGGCAGAGCGGTGGACCGTGCCGGCGTCCGCGACCCACCTGGGATGTTGGAGTGGGAGGCGGCAGCATAGCgagggcggcgctcgcggccggCCGTTGCCGAGGAAGCCGGAGGTGGCTGCGTCCTCGTCGGAGCAGCGGACCATGTTTGCGCAGCACCAGCGAGGAGGCTGGGGCGCGCCCGCGGCCCACTAGGATGCCGGAGTGGTGGTGTGGGTGGGGAGCGGTTTCACGCCTGCGTGCGAGCAGGCTTTTTTTTTCACATTTCAGATTTAAGACCTGAGGCTGAGATGGTGAGATCAAAATACGGGAGAGAAGCTAGATCTATTTGAGGGTAAATGTAAATATCcttattttattcttttttatAGTAGAGATCGATGCATTCTTAATAAAATAATTCTTATGACAACGCTATTTTACTTCTATTTACTAGCACAAACTAACCTATCAACCCGTACTTTCGCAGGaaataattagaattaatataaaaataaacctTATAGCTCAtatttataattatctatccCACGatcttttcatctattaaatattctaacacatacttaAAATATTCAGTAATAACTCGCCAATTATTGAACTACTGAAAAATTGTTCAGTAAGTCTCCTCAGTGCGAAAGGGTGCCTAGCTGAATAGGTTAGGTGGTCTCAGTAGCACTCCTCGAGTCCTGAATTCGACTCTCGGTGGGAGTGAATTTTaggctgaggttaaaaaaatccatTCGCTTGCCTACACGCCAAAACACATGGAAATAGGTCCCGGCTCACCCGGCCCGCTCTCACAGGGATTACGGTATAGGTTACGACGCCCCTGTATAAGGGTAGGGTAGGAGTTCGGAGATTTTTTCGGTCTGCATAAGTGGTCTTCTTCTTACAGCGGCTTGCTCCtcgcaggtcgagttttttttaagTCTCCTTAGTTTTGCTATTGGTGTAGGCTAGCACATGTTACACACATGTGGAAACGGTACACATGATTTGGACTTGAAAGTGTAGTGGTAAACTTTCCAATTAAAAAAAGTGACATCAACCAAGTTTCAAATTTCGATAGcataaaaaaaaactaccaTCCTTCGCAGACCTATGGCACTTATGGTTGGCTCCCATACTCGTACAAGGAGGTAGCTGGCAGCCAGTCTTATAGGTTTTGATCGACCTAGGTTATAATGCAGCGCTACAGAGTGAAGCCGTTATCTTGGTGACTTTGGAGTTTTCTCAATGATTATCCTTCTCAAATGTAATAACACATTTCACCAACCAAGTTTTTTCAAGGACAAACCATTTTTGTTCAACGAcaacaacatatatatatatatatttctttgtaatacttttatttaatataatttatttattcTGTGTTATTGTagtatatatatttgtaacACATCTTATGTGTTCCGAATATGTGTTACAACAtactattattttataatattttcaCTATAATACTATTTTAGTGTTACTAAAACAGTTATCTGTAACACATTTTATAAAATAAGTGCAATGTGCTACAACCTTCATTTGTAACACATAACTTTGTGTGTCTGTGAAAATTCGTTGTAACACATTCATGGATGTGTTACAAGATTATGTTACAGAATCTATGTTTTATAGTAGTGTACACCTTGAGTGACCCGAGAGCATtaaatgaggagctaagcaagatttgctttgaaaaaataattaaaaaaattccaAGCTACTTGGCATAAGGAGTTGAGGTAACTTAATTCAAAACCATTACATCcctcaactacccaagatggcatggtagacacatcaaagttcacaagtgcaaggtgaggtttggaatatctcttatgccCGCTTCATAACTTTGAAAGTTATGTTTCACCTTAGTTCTTTCTCCTTCActcaaggacgagcaaaggctaagtgtgggggtgttgttgacggtccttaagtcataAAGTTAACTGTCAACCTCTGCAGCTTTTCATAACATTTCATCACCAAATTTAGTTGTAGAGCTTATATCTAATCACGTtacacgagttttggtgaatgtGATCTGTAGGCACCCACAGCTAAAACACGGGAGAAAACACAattgaacacaagaagaattgcACAAAAAATCTTAATCTGTGTCTcgcttacaaggagggcccactcATATTTAGTACTACCTCGGGAATCCTCTCTATCATCGCCACTTATTTTGGTGTGTCCTTAAACTGACTCGATTAGAAATTAGTGCACACACATTTcttgtggatacgataccttgGAGTACTCACGAGTGAAAGCTACCGCCTGCGCGGAAGCAATAGTTGTGGCAGACCTTCGCCGATCGATGGCTCATCATCTGCCACCGTTGCCTGCTCAGGGGCTTGAGCAATCGGAGCAGCTTGGACCGATTGAGAAGCTTGCATGACAACTCTGGTAAAACACTGACATACTTTTTAGTGGTTTGGGATAATATGGAAACATAATTATTAGTATTTCGTAATGTCTACTTCAAAAACAAGGTCGTTCAGCCTGGTTCCGGTAAAGACTTCAGAAATGCCCGGCATTGGCGCCAACAAATGCCTCGACATTTTATATAGCAATTACTGATAACCAAACTATAATGAACTATGAATCATTTCGCAAGCGGACGAAATCACCATTGTAACATTTTACCCAGATGAGTATtctggggtgtcatttatattttcatagAGAAGGCGGCGACTAATTTGTGTAGGTAGGCAATATGAACTAATATCAATGaaatatttaaatgcataaataggggGTAAGATAAATATGGATGAAGGTAGTGTGAAACACAAGCAAGATTGAGCTCTAACAAAAGTAAAAAGAGGCAAGGATCTAGGTAGAAGTTAGTCATGGTCTATCTAATGTTCTTTAGAAATCTATAATGTTTACTAGTACTTTACTCTTTGCACTTAATGTGGTTAGTCTCTATCTAGTTATTCTTAGTACAAGGGTGAACATTGCAAATGGCTGACAGATATGACTGCCAAGCCATCACAGACATTTATAACCCTCCTACCCCCTAACCgtatgtggaggattacgatgTCACTAAACAGGTCTGTCACCATCTGCACGTTACCTCTACAAATCGTGGAAAAAagcgacatccagcaacacttaatcAACCCAGACACCATTCTACACTATAgcaagcgatactctagtatcccgcgtggagcccccacccttcggatggacagacatcatactagagcaaacatacgaatacttaAGAATGTAAAAGTTAACTAGAACTAAGTCTCTAACAAGGCAAAGCATATAGTAACAAAGTAAACTAATCATAAAATCTATATCTGACACCGCAGGGAATAAATCATGCaaatataaataactataagATAATTCAAGTATACATGATCGAACATTACAAAAGAGAACTAGTAGCGAACCCATACCTATTCTTCGAAGCACGTCCGGCGACCCCACAACTACTTCACCTAAGCTCCACTAGTCTAGAACTACTCAAGTGAGAAAATAGAGAAGAGAGCTTCAACTTGTGCTTGTCCTATTCTTACtcccctctcatatttataagGAGAGTTAGGAGGGGTTTTGCGCCGATTTGCAGCTGCCCAGACACCAGGAACCGACTTAAAGAAGGCAGTAGAAAACTTCATGCAGAGGCTAGAGGCTGGTGGGGGTTGCGCCCACTCAAACGACCATAGTGGTCGCCTGACTGGTAGGTGGGCCCAACCACCTCTAGTCTCCTCCGGTGGCCTCCCACGTGTCCTCTTGTCAAGTCCCTACGCGCCTAAACTTCTGGTAAGTCGGTTTGATGCTGCACGTGGGCTCTTCGATTCATGTGAGTTTGAAGTCTGCGCTCTGATTGGCTGGCGATTTTTTCCGTGGATCACAAAGACCCTCACAACTTGTACTTTAGTCCTTTTTCCAACATTGTATAGTTTTCTAGGGGCATAGTGGATTTCTACTTTATTTAGGATAAAAATACATATGAAATATTTAAActctaaaaattttatgatcaAATTGACGCTTGAAATTGGTCGCTAACAAGCGTCAACAATAATCAATTTAGATCGCGATTGCGATGAGAGATCGTGCGACTTCCATACATATGACCTATCGATTCTATCAAAACACATCTAATCGACCTAGGGTtttgacttttctcgctatggCACTGCCGCTATGGCTTCTTCACCCCGAGCGTTAGCATGCACCGACGAACGAGAGAACATCTCTCTAGAATCCTTGGCCTTTGAGATTCTACACTTAGGAATCGCTTCACTCGACTGTTCAAGGTCTTGTAGACAATGCTATGTCACATGGCTAGCCATATCATCGGCTACAGTTGGTCGTCATCGACAACGTATATGCTACAACCACATCTTTACATATACTAAGATTTGATATGTTCTTTAAACATGTATTTTAAGATCCAATTACATTTTTATGTTTTCTAATATGATAGATCTATTTATATTAGTTTTCGTGGTTgtcatgatttatttatttcgaAATTTAATACTGCGCAGTATGAGTATCTATCTAACCCCCTTCTTTTTCCATTCATGTGGCCCTATAAATCCTTGGTCAATGCAATGCGACTCTGGAAGCCATGCCTCTTGGAAAAAATCCAAAGCACCGGACGGAGACACTGTGGGACAGCGAGGAGAGACGGCACGGCCGGGCCCATTCTCCAGTGACCCAAGGCGTAGAATAGTCCATTGGAAAGCCGGGATTAGCTCAGCTGGGCTTGCTGGTGATTTGTGAATGATTGCTTGCCATGTGTGGGACAACCAGATCCTCGCGCTGCCCAGCCCAACAATCCCCAATTCCATTACTGCCCATCCCCGTCCTCGCTGTAGCAAACTACTAGTCCTCCTCTAGTCGCCCCCACCCCGTCGCATCGctcgccgccagccgccgccgcctcgcccgtccgcctccgccgccccatCGCGCCGTGGGCATCCTCCCCAGCTAAGCTGTCGCGCCGCCCTCCTTGCCACACGCCCCGCCGCGGGCAGCCATCCTAGCCCTCGTTGTCGCGCCTTTGCCGCCCTTGCGCggtggagagaggagaggagatccAGCCGCCTCACGGCTGATTCGGTCGTCTGATTGGTAAGCCTGGGTTGATTCCGCTGCTCCGTAATCTGTTTAGACGCGTTCAAATCCGAATCTTTCCTCGGGACgggattcaaattcaaatcttTGCTGCGAGATTCCGCCCGGGTCGTCTCAAGTCTTAACGCGGTCTCTTCTTGGACTGAGTCGCTTAGTTAGTCACGGTTTTGAGATCACCCGCTGAATTGCTGACAATAACCGGAAAAATGTTTGCTTTGCGCATCGTAGCTGCTTGATTGTTCCGTCTGGGAAAATAATCTGCTTGATTGTTCTTTGCTCTCTTGCAATGTTCGGATCACCTTGTGTTACTCATGATGCCCTgatttgttcttgtttttctcctTTTCGGTCGACAGCTGCAGCGCATCAAATTTCCTCGATACTGCTTGCACTTGTCCGCAAATAAATTCGTGCTGCCACCAAAAGGAGAGCTTCCGCAGCTCCTATGGCGAAGCCTCCCAATGGCATTGGCCGTAGGTATGTTTAGTACTGCATCTACAAAATCCTTTTAAGTAGGTCTTGTTTAGCCTGTAGATTTAATTACGAGTATATCTAATGCCAACAGCAGCATGCCAAGGTCAAATGAGGGCATGCGGCTCATATTTTCAGCAGTTGTTGGTGTCATGCTGGGCTACCTGTTTGGGATATCCTTCCCTACAGTCAACATAACCAAGGTAAAGTGGCCCATTGGCCCTTGTTTTCTTCTCTCATTTACCTTGTTTAGAGGGAAGAAAATTCTGAATTGACTGCCTCGCAGCTTCACTTCCCTTCGAGTATCATCTCCTACATTGAAGATAGGAACTCTGGCATCACAACCCAAACATTGTTGAACCATGCATGGGCATCTGCAAATAATCGTAAAAAGAACAATTCTGATTCAAACTCTGACGAAATTCCCAAGGTACTTCGTCACACTAGTACTTCATATTTTTCAGTACTGTCATATGTTGTGTAGGTTTTATTGGCAATGCTCGAGTGAGGTGTCATATTTTGTTATTTTGTAGTCCATACCTGTTTGCTCTGTTATATACTTGTATTGCTACTGTGTTTCTCGTGCATTGTATAGAACTTTAAGCTTCCCAAGTATGTCAGGTCTGTTAGTGTAGAGTGTTTTGTATATGATGAAGGTTGATCAGTCTTCCTTCTATGGACGTTGGGGGCCCAGCAATTGATTGTTGACATTCAGTCCTACATCTGACATATTTAGCTTAATAATATGGTTCCTGCTCTTTACTTTTCAAGTTTCTTAAAAGGATTGCACAATTCTGTGTCCAGATTTATGTTCCTACAAACCCAAAAGGTGCTGAAAGACTTCCACCAGGCATTGTTGTATCTGAAACAGATCTTTATCCCCGAAGATTATGGGGTGATCCTAGTGAGGTTGGTAGTTGCTACTGTTGTAATTGCTCATTGCTGCCTTCAATTGGAGGTTTTCTTGATGCCTTTCATATGATCTACATTcgtaatatatatattttttatcagGACCTTACTAGCGAGCCGAGGTACCTTGTTACTTTTACTGTTGGGATCGCGCAAAAGGCAAATATTGATGCAGCGGTAAAAAAGGTAACTGACAGACTAGCAACTTACTTGCCGAAGCTTGGTGGATCAAAATTTCGAACCCTGAAACTGATGTATTCATCATGCGTCTGAGTGAACTTGTAGTCACTTCATTTGAATGAGCTTGTCGTCATTTCTTCTGAACTCATATAATTTTCTTATGTAGTTTTCAGATAAATTCACCATCATGTTGTTCCATTATGATGGTCGGACTACTGAATGGGACGAATTTGAGTGGTCTAAAAGAGCTATCCATGTTAGTGTCATGAAGCAGACTAAATGGTATGTTATTTAATAAACTCCAGTGTTTTTGCATGGCCCTTCTCCATGGAATGTTTGACTGCAAATATGTGATGATGGGCATGTCTTGTTAATTTAAGGTGGTATGCAAAGCGATTTTTGCATCCTGATGTTGTTGCCAGATATGATTACATTTTCATCTGGGATGAGGATCTAGGTGTTGAGCATTTCAATGCAGAGAAGTAAGCAGCACATATTTACATTCTTGTTTTCTTTCGACTCAGCTGGTATTTATTTTGATTAAGATCATGGCTGTGCTATTTTCCAGGTACATTGAGCTTGTTAGAAAGCATGGGTTGGAAATCTCTCAGCCTGGTTTGCAACCTGATAGAGGACTAACATGGCAAATGACTAAGCGCCGTGGTGACCGAGAAGTCCATAAGTAAGCTGTGGAATCAATATTTTGTGTTCAATAATTAATTATAGGtcatttttcttacaaatattTTTCCTTACAGAGTAACTGAGGAGAGACCAGGCTGGTGCACTGATCCGCATCTCCCACCATGTGCAGCGTAGGCCCAACATTTGTTGTGAATTCAATTCTCATTGTCCAATTATTATCGATCATGTTCAAATTTGATGTGCAGATTTGTTGAAATTATGGCAACAGTGTTCTCCAGAAATGCATGGCGCTGTGTATGGCATATGATTCAGGTGAAGTGACATTACAGTCGAAGTCACAACTTTCTCTAAAGTGGTATGCTTACGCACTGTTTTATGCAGAATGACTTGGTCCATGGATGGGGTCTTGATTTTGCTCTTAGGAAATGTGTGGAGGTATTCCCTGCCATTATCATGCATAATACTTCACCTTGACATTTCTTTTCTAATCCCAGGATTAGCCACAGTTCAAGCCCCTTCTCAGGATAGCAGCATCAATAATTACATGATTCCCAACTCAATTAACGTGCCTTCCATTTTAAATACTGTTTTGAGCTATGCACATTTTATTGTACTGGAActcatttattttgtttttataaacAGCCAGCTCATGAGAAGATTGGAGTAGTTGATGCTCAATGGATTGTTCATCAAGCAGTTCCTTCACTTGGGAACCAGGGCAAATCAGATAATGGAAAAGCACCGTGGGAAGGGGTAAGACATCATCTACTGGTCCATGAATTTTGGGCTGCACAGCATCCAATTTGTATGTGTAAGGATTGGTTCTTACTGTTTAACTTGGATGTGCACCACAGGTAAGAGCGCGCTGCAGAAAAGAATGGGGAATATTTCAAACAAGGTTGGCTGATGCGGAAAAGGCATATTACTTGGAACGGGGCATCACGCCCCCAAATTCAACAGCAGTTTAGATGAATACATGCCACACCGAGGTTTCTGTTGCAGGAACCTGGTCCTTGCATACTGGAGTATTCATCGAAGCAGCTGCAGCCCTGGGCCATCCATATATTTGTACATGAGAGCACCCACGAATCATCACGATTAATCTTAGTGTCTTCCCACTTGGTTCTAATGTTATTTTTTGGTTAGTGAGACTAGCTGCGATGTAAGTAGAAGATATAGCGGGGACCGTGAGGGTACTCGTTTGTGTATTAATGACCTGATGCCACATGGATATTGACAATCCTTTTCCTCGTTTTGGTATGTAAATTATTTTCCTCAGATCAGTTCGTGTGGGCAACCAGGTCAAATGCTACAATGGGCTAGTCCAGTTCAAGGTTTCATGAACTGGCAATGAAAGCAAAATTTCCAAGAAATTGCCAAGTCAGAGTGACCCTTGCATGGCATCTGACTAAATTATCGCTGACTGGTCCAATTCAGAGTCAAAATAAAAGCAGGTTCATTGAAGATTCTACTGCAGCTTCAACGAGGATGATTTTAAGTGGTGGCTGCAAAGTATATTGTCAAGGTCTCTTCGTAGAGCCTTAAATATCGATGACAGGGGTTTGGAAGAAGTTTTGATTGTGGAAGATGACGCCTTCCATAGATGGTTCTTTGGTAGTTTGGTGTACCAGCTGGAGAGTTGGATTTGGTACTGTGATCTGTTGAATTACCCTATGCTAATCTCTCTCTAATTGTCTGATTGGATGATGCCTTCCAGGGATGGTTTCGCAGGCTGTAGATTCTGTTATCTGATTGGATGAAACTTTGACCGCTGTGTTCGTTTGGTtgtggctggtggctagtgctgatttgttacGAGAGAACAATACTGCTGACCGAACTAGGTCAATATAGATATTGAGAAGTCCGGATTGACCCACATTATTTAAAAACTCGATTGTCGGGGAAAAACTGTCCCGTACAGTATTATAAATGAGAAGAAAAATCTCAGCCAAACTGGCAGAGGAAACCTTCACCCTTAGCTTCACTCAATAAGGCCGCACTGTAATCTTGGCCGACCAACGATCCACTGGGTGGGCGACCACTACAACTGCCTTTAGCTCCGGGAGGAGGATACAAACCAACCATATGTGCAATAGGCCAGCGCCAGCGCCCCTGTCACTATTTTAGGGTGACCAGTGTGGGATTTTTTGATGCCACCAAAATTTGAACTCTAGTTGGCGTCTTCCTCAACTATGGGACTTATCATTACACTATATGAGTCTTGGCACCAACATTATTTAAGATAGTTTGGCCTTGCCATTCTTGTTCATCTTGGCTTTTTTTCCCAGCATGTTGTGCTTTTTTAACAAATAGTTCGCTATATTTTTAGGATGTATAATGTGCAATTACCTTTTTATGATATGAAAACcacaaaaatattcaaaaaattgTACCGGTAAATTTCAAGCCTAATTCTGCGCTA is drawn from Panicum virgatum strain AP13 chromosome 1N, P.virgatum_v5, whole genome shotgun sequence and contains these coding sequences:
- the LOC120655500 gene encoding uncharacterized protein LOC120655500 isoform X1, with amino-acid sequence MAKPPNGIGRSSMPRSNEGMRLIFSAVVGVMLGYLFGISFPTVNITKLHFPSSIISYIEDRNSGITTQTLLNHAWASANNRKKNNSDSNSDEIPKIYVPTNPKGAERLPPGIVVSETDLYPRRLWGDPSEDLTSEPRYLVTFTVGIAQKANIDAAVKKFSDKFTIMLFHYDGRTTEWDEFEWSKRAIHVSVMKQTKWWYAKRFLHPDVVARYDYIFIWDEDLGVEHFNAEKYIELVRKHGLEISQPGLQPDRGLTWQMTKRRGDREVHKVTEERPGWCTDPHLPPCAAFVEIMATVFSRNAWRCVWHMIQNDLVHGWGLDFALRKCVEPAHEKIGVVDAQWIVHQAVPSLGNQGKSDNGKAPWEGVRARCRKEWGIFQTRLADAEKAYYLERGITPPNSTAV
- the LOC120655500 gene encoding uncharacterized protein LOC120655500 isoform X2, with the protein product MAKPPNGIGRSMPRSNEGMRLIFSAVVGVMLGYLFGISFPTVNITKLHFPSSIISYIEDRNSGITTQTLLNHAWASANNRKKNNSDSNSDEIPKIYVPTNPKGAERLPPGIVVSETDLYPRRLWGDPSEDLTSEPRYLVTFTVGIAQKANIDAAVKKFSDKFTIMLFHYDGRTTEWDEFEWSKRAIHVSVMKQTKWWYAKRFLHPDVVARYDYIFIWDEDLGVEHFNAEKYIELVRKHGLEISQPGLQPDRGLTWQMTKRRGDREVHKVTEERPGWCTDPHLPPCAAFVEIMATVFSRNAWRCVWHMIQNDLVHGWGLDFALRKCVEPAHEKIGVVDAQWIVHQAVPSLGNQGKSDNGKAPWEGVRARCRKEWGIFQTRLADAEKAYYLERGITPPNSTAV